The window ATATATGTGCATGGAtctctttctacaaaacaattTTTCTGGGATTCAATTCAGAACTGTGCTCATTAATCTTTATCTGAAGCTATTGTTGTTGTTCATTTTAATGTGTGCTTCTCTATATTTTTTGTAGACGAATGACGTAGTAAGagtaattttctaaaatgtcaccGCTAACAGGTGGGCCCAAGgtgttattacatatttattgtaaatatCCTGTAAACCTGaaataatcttgacaaactatatattgttggaaagctcaaaGAATGTTGTTTTCATAATTCCAGACCATCTGATGATTTAAATTGTATAGTGACAGtaattttgttaaatgtcactCCTGTAGGAATAAATATGAATTCTTAAATATTCATAATTGTAATCTTCTTCAAAACCATTGACAACCTACATATCATTAGAAAGCTATAAggatgtagttttcatatttcaaaagctttttgcattaataataatgtagtatttattttatttatttattaaagattgTGCAGCTAACctttgacacctagtggcctttgCAAATAGAATTGCTACACCACCACTAAGTGAGTTGTTGTGGCTCAGAATGGACGTCTCATCCAACTCTCTTGTCCAATCAGCATTGTTTTTTAAGTCACTATGTGTTTTCTTGTAACATAACTACATCAATTTTCCTTTGCTTTACCAACTCAAATATTTCTGcccttttgtgtttatcttccCCCATTAATATTCATGGTTGCATTGTTGACCTCACACATAGAGcgagaaaaaaaattacaaaaacaaaccaCATATAAACAGTCTGTTAGTCTTCTTCATTTTCAACATTAGCATTACCAGTCTCCTGACTATTTTCTTCAACCGATATACTTCTGTGTTGGTAAACAATCCTTCCGGGAGCAAAAGTGAGACTATATGTCAAAGGGGTGTCTATGATAATTAAAGACATCTGTTTACACCTCATCCAATCACTTGGGTGAACACTGTAGCCTAATCAGATCAATATGATCATTTGATTAAGTACTCCTTTGGTGACTGTAAGGAATTGAGCCATTTACATCGGCATTTATGTGTTATAGGGGTACAGCATTAGCATTTGGAAATGAGTACAAAGAGTGACCAAATTGTGGCCATTTACATGAATATTATTGGTTTACATATCAAAGGGTACAGCATTAGCATTAGGGGTGGGAGAACATTTTTGAGAGATTTCACACTTCAGAATAACAAAGATACAAAGCacaagaaaatctgtgtggtatGCAGAGATCAATGCACAGGAATGAACTCAACATTTCACAAATCTAAAATCAAAACGTGTTAGTTTTAAGGTGTGTACACTTCTGCAGTGAGgttgtttgatttttttctctcttgcatattttacattaaatatgtaaaacttCTGAGATCATTTATCATTGTTTTATTCTTTTACCATAAAAACTGCTTTCAATGCAGATGAAGAAGTCCCAGATTATGTgtgtattgtttaaataaataattggcCATGCAAATAAGATACAAGAATATATTCTTTTGTTTCACAgtatcacaaataaatgtatttaacaaTGCAACTATCCTCTGACAAATAAAATGATCTGGTAAAGCTCATGGCAGAAAGATATATCACTATTACTCATACAAATAGTTTACACTTAGTATGTTGTCTTGAAGTTGTAAACAATGTTGCAGTTAAAGTTTAAAAGAATTAGTTTTCCATTAAGTGTTTGTATGTCGCTGTCTATATCTGAATACCAACAGCATATTTTCACTGAGTTTTATTGTATCACAGAAGTGACCTGGTAAAGTTTCAGTATATGGCAAATAATAATTACTATAATATTATGTAGCATTAACTATTGTAATACTAAAATAACTAGTAGACTGCAGCTTgagtttttttaatgcttaaaAGGTGCACGCATGTTGTGGATCCAgacaaaaaaaaggaaaatttgTCACTGCTCGGgtttgcaaaatgcaataacatTGCAAACACCATTACACAACACTTACTAAAGTCTACATATTAAAACTTCTTTAAAGTTTTCAGGAAATAAAGTTCACATTAAAGATTTGTGAACAAAActaaatgttaaaaaacacaGAAGCTCTTTAAACGAGAAAgtgggtggctcttaaaagagcctttGGGGTGTTTCAACAGGTTTATTTGGAGCTGGTGTACTTGGTGACGGCCTTTGTTCCCTCAGACACAGCGTGTTTGGCGAGTTCACCGGGCAGCAGCAGACGCACGGCGGTCTGGATCTCTCTCGATGTGATGGTGGAGCGCTTGTTGTAGTGAGCGAGACGAGAGGACTCACCGGCAATACGCTCGAAAATATCATTGACGAAAGAGTTCATGATCCCCATGGCCTTAGAGGAAATCCCGGTGTCAGGATGAACCTGCTTCAGGACCTTGTAGACGTAGATAGCATAGCTCTCCTTCCTGGACCTCTTGCGCTTCTTGCCGCCCTTTCCAGCGGCTTTAGTAACGGCCTTCTTGGATCCCTTCTTAGGTGCGGACTTTGCTGGTTCAGGCATGATCACTGTTGCAATAACACGATGAATGATGACTTGGGTGTGTGAAGAAGCATATATACACTGCCCATGCTAATTTTTAGAGACCGTAGACGTACCTTTTAATTGCGGGATGTGATTGGACAAAAAACACGAATGAATTTCGTTGGAGTAGCTGTAAACTAAGTGAGCCAATCAGTTTCTTCAAAACTTAAGTCCCACCCACCGCCTCATGTTTGAATCGCCCGATGCGTTTGAGAATTGTTTTACTTTCCCGCTCAATTTTGTACACAATGCTCtttcttattattttatttagtttaaagtCTTTGGTTACACTTTAGTTGTTTTCATAAGACTGCCATGACACCTGCTATGAAAATTAAAAAGATTTTATGCACAATTCTATACCAAGTTTTTTAACTcgaagaaaacaaaacaaatgaacGCACCACTTTTAGTTCAAAAACATGTAATGAAGTTTGTAGTATGCTAATCTTGTCTCGTCCTTCATTTAACATAATAAACTGATAGCATGTACAGCTTACGTAACAAAGTTAGACTATGATATTTAGCGTCTGTAAGATCTATAATGTATGCAAGCATGTAGCATTACTTCGAAAAAAACTTTAGAGCTGGATTGTTATTTCAGATGCAAAATTCTGTAACCGGCTTCACATAATGACACTTGGCTTTTGTGTCCATTATGCTTGGTTTAAACATTATTTCTAATGTCCGAATAAACAAAAGTACAGCATGACCAAACCGGTCATACACACACAATACCAAGGAAGACTGTGATGAGTGTTAAAAAGCAACTTAATCTTAAACAAACTGACCCATACTACAACGGACACGTTAACTCTTTAAATGAGAAGAtgggtggctcttaaaagagccgttTGGGTTTGTGTGGAGTTTAAGCGTTTAACCTCCGAAACCGTACAGAGTGCGACCCTGTCGTTTCAGAGCATAGACAACATCCATGGCGGTGACAGTCTTTCTCTTGGCGTGTTCAGTGTAGGTGACGGCGTCACGAATAACGTTCTCCAAAAACACCTTCAACACACCGCGAGTCTCCTCATAGATCAGACCGGAGATACGCTTGACACCACCACGACGAGCGAGACGACGGATAGCGGGTTTGGTGATTCCTTGGATGTTATCACGCAAAACTTTGCGATGACGCTTTGCGCCTCCTTTACCGAGTCCTTTACCACCTTTACCTCTTCCTGACATGATTTCAACTTCTCGTAGCAAAAATGCATAATGAAGTGCTGTGGAACAGGAGTTTACAGTTGCCTACAGGACCTGATGGAAACACCGAAATGAAGGCGGAGCCAGCAAGCGCTACCATGTCAATCATTTATTGCCACATAGACATcacatttcaaactttttacGTTTACCAAATTATGATTTTCGCACATGCAGTCGTGCTCGTTCACagtaaatgtgttgttttacagATGCAGCATTGTTAACAAGATGTAAAACCAAATGTAATGCaaagaactttattttttggtcgTGTATCGGATATTTAATAGGCACTCACGTATGGTAGTGTTCATAGATGCAATTTTCTAGAAACGAATATTTAACAATTTTATACTCCAGCGAAAACCATAAATCCTTAACATTTACATTATGAACTCGGGGAAGTGTAAACTCGGAAGACGAGAACAAATAAACTGGTCTTATTTTCTTGATGTGCTTAGACGTCACTAACCCTCAAGTTAGTGGTTATATAGTCAGTAGATTGTAGTGCTTACATTACTAAAAAGTAACTACAGATTAGCCAGGGGGAACTCAACTTCGAATTTACCACATAATACTTCGATTCAGTTACTGTTAATGATCGTTTTAAAGTTAATAAACCTCTCTTAAAAATATTCATAAGTATAGAAGGTAAAAAagtgtaacttttaaaaacacGTAAAGAAAATGTCTCGTTCAGTGGAGTTGtggtggctcttaaaagagcctttGGGTTGATGTGGGTGACGTTGAGTTTAGGCGCGTTCACCACGAATGCGGCGAGCCAGCTGGATGTCTTTGGGCATGATGGTGACCCTCTTGGCGTGGATGGCGCACAGGTTGGTGTCCTCAAACAGCCCGACGAGATAAGCTTCGCTGGACTCCTGCAGTGCCATGACGGCGGAGCTCTGGAAGCGTAGGTCCGTCTTGAAGTCTTGAGCAATTTCACGAACAAGACGCTGGAATGGCAGCTTGCGGATCAGCAGCTCAGTCGATTTCTGGTAGCGACGGATCTCGCGAAGTGCGACAGTTCCAGGCCTGTAGCGATGAGGCTTCTTCACACCGCCGGTGGCTGGGGCGCTCTTACGGGCAGCTTTAGTAGCGAGCTGCTTCCTGGGCGCTTTGCCTCCGGTTGATTTACGAGCGGTCTGCTTTGTTCTTGCCATGACTTCAGTCAAAACTCTTCTTCGTAGAAAAGTGAATATACAGAATTACACCCAGCAAGCTGCTTTTAAAGACTAGCAGACCATGAGTTCAGAGGGCGGAGACAGTACACTGGCATGTGATTGGCTAATGTGTGACGTCTACTGGTCATTGGCTCTTTTCAAACGAGCAGAAGCGGTTTGTTCCCGCTCGATATCCTTTGTTTAGTTAAAGTCatatttaagcatttatatATAAGTTTAAAATCATGTGGAATTAATAATGTGGATTGTTCTGATAAAAATGCGTTACATTAGCAAAATACAAGTATGAAAGCGCCCCTGATACACAAATAATATAATCGCGATGTGATCTCAGACATCCTTAACACCATGTAATGTTCATTGTGCATTTTAGAGCCTTCAATGTTTTTAGTCCAGgggtttttaaaattaatggtGCCGAGAATCCCCAAATATGAAAAGGTGTATGTGAGGAACCCGATTTTTATgtaaaaagaaacaaagaatGTAATCTGTTTTAAATTAGTAGTAAGTTAATATTAAAAGACACTGCTCGAATTTAAATAGCACTTAACGCTGGATGTATAAACCTGAAGAGACATTTTCAATACAATTTTATTGCAGAAATTCGGTTCCACAGCATCTTTACAGAGAATATAACATTACAGCAAGATCAAAAACACAGtagaaaaaaatagaaattaaTAACTCTTGAAAGTATACTTGTACTAAGAAATGACATCCACtgaccccagtttgaaaactcTGGCTTAAATCAGATCAAGCATAATATTGATATTTCGTAAATCAACTTGTTTCGCATAATGTAACACTTTTGAATGATTTATACAAAAACCTCACAAAAGTTCACTCTTTTAAAGCTCAAgtgggtggctcttaaaagagccttttttgttgttttgaagTAACCGCAGTTTACTTTGCTTTAGCGGGCTTCTCGGTCTTCTTCGGAAGCAACACGGCCTGGATGTTGGGCAACACACCGCCCTGAGCGATGGTCACACCACCCAACAACTTGTTCAACTCCTCGTCGTTACGCACTGCCAGCTGTAAATGGCGGGGAATGATGCGAGTCTTCTTGTTGTCACGAGCGGCGTTTCCGGCCAACTCCAGAATCTCAGCAGTAAGATACTCGAGCACAGCTGCGAGATAAACTGGAGCTCCAGCACCAACGCGCTCTCCGTAGTTGCCCTTGCGAAGAAGCCTGTGAACACGGCCGACGGGAAACTGAAGCCCGGCTCTGGACGAACGAGTCTTAGCCTTTGCTCTGGCCTTGCCACCGGTTTTACCTCTACCACTCATTTTCGGTTGAAGACTGTGTTGCTTTCTAGAGAAAAGAAACAAATAATGTGAGTCAAAGCGTTGTTGTTTCAGTATTTAGGCACGCTTGCCACTCGCCGATTGGTTAGAGTCTGTGGAAAGTTTAAACCAATCACTGAACTTCCCTCCAAAAAACAACGCCACCCCATTTTCTCTGCCTTGTTTTATAATTTCTATTTTAGATTATTTTAATGTGACATCTATTTTTTATATCTATATATGTATGTCTTATTTATGTGGATGTATTTGTCAGACGACTTTTTGGTTCAAAGTGatttgcagtgcattacaaagtataaCCTGGTATGTCTGGGGACACTTTAACTTACAGAAACAGATAAGGTTTAATAGTATAAcgattgttaaaaaaataagctGCATGTTCCGCTTGAATCGGTTATCTTTGGTGAGCTGGCGTTTCCAATTTAGAAACTACACACTTAAAGCGAGTATTTTATTCTGAGGCGACTAAGTGTGATGTATATAAACAGATAGCGACTAAACTGGTTTGTTTCGCCAAGTTTCTATTGAATACAAC is drawn from Misgurnus anguillicaudatus chromosome 6, ASM2758022v2, whole genome shotgun sequence and contains these coding sequences:
- the LOC129433350 gene encoding histone H4, with product MSGRGKGGKGLGKGGAKRHRKVLRDNIQGITKPAIRRLARRGGVKRISGLIYEETRGVLKVFLENVIRDAVTYTEHAKRKTVTAMDVVYALKRQGRTLYGFGG
- the LOC129433329 gene encoding histone H2B-like: MPEPAKSAPKKGSKKAVTKAAGKGGKKRKRSRKESYAIYVYKVLKQVHPDTGISSKAMGIMNSFVNDIFERIAGESSRLAHYNKRSTITSREIQTAVRLLLPGELAKHAVSEGTKAVTKYTSSK
- the LOC129433522 gene encoding histone H3-like, with amino-acid sequence MARTKQTARKSTGGKAPRKQLATKAARKSAPATGGVKKPHRYRPGTVALREIRRYQKSTELLIRKLPFQRLVREIAQDFKTDLRFQSSAVMALQESSEAYLVGLFEDTNLCAIHAKRVTIMPKDIQLARRIRGERA